One genomic window of Sphingomonas sp. C3-2 includes the following:
- a CDS encoding primosomal protein N' gives MTRARVLLLNSALGPLDYRVPHGMAVEPGSIVVAPLGPRQLAGVVWEPERMASDGEVGDNRLRNLLSVIDAPPLRPELRRLIEWTADYYLAPPAAVLRMALPSSSALEGVRMITEYRLSGFRPERLTSQRLQALDRIGERQGLIRELAEIADVSDSVIRGLVKAGAIEAVEVNIDTPYPPPEPDHAPPILSARQSEVATKLVEAVDAKAFHPFLLDGVTGSGKTEVYFEAVAEAIRQGRQTLVLLPEIALTEPFLKRFAARFGHAPVAWHSDLRQSQRRRAWRAIASGEALVTVGARSALFLPYADLGLIVVDEAHETSFKQEEGVHYHARDVAVMRGHFDQCPVILASATPAIETRQQVEIGRYTELKLPGRFGKAEMPDIAAIDLIAEPPERGRWLAPRLVEAMRETLERSEQALLFLNRRGYAPLTLCRTCGHRFQCPNCTAWMVEHRLVKRLACHHCGHVMQPPEECPECHDEDSLVACGPGVERIADEAKLLFPDARTAIVTSDTLWSPAKAAEFVGRMEAGDIDIVIGTQLITKGYHFPNLTLVGVVDADLGLEGGDLRAAERSFQQIMQVAGRAGRGEKPGHVLIQTHNPKAPVMDALVSGDAQSFYEAETEARRHAGAPPFGRYAGIIISSEDQGMALETAKRIGRSAPKVDGMHVYGPAPAPLAMLRGRHRFRLLVHARRSLDVQNVIREWIGPIDWPNKVRVAVDVDPYSFL, from the coding sequence ACGGCATGGCGGTGGAGCCGGGATCGATCGTCGTCGCCCCGCTGGGGCCGCGCCAGCTGGCCGGAGTAGTGTGGGAACCCGAGCGCATGGCGTCTGACGGCGAGGTGGGCGACAACCGGTTGCGCAATTTGCTGAGCGTGATCGACGCCCCGCCGCTGCGCCCCGAGCTGCGCCGCCTGATCGAGTGGACGGCGGATTATTACCTCGCGCCGCCCGCCGCCGTTTTGCGCATGGCGCTGCCGTCCTCCTCCGCGCTCGAAGGGGTGCGGATGATCACCGAATACCGGCTGTCGGGCTTTCGCCCCGAGCGGCTGACGAGCCAGCGGCTGCAGGCGCTGGACCGGATCGGCGAGCGGCAGGGGCTGATCCGCGAGCTGGCGGAGATCGCCGATGTTTCCGACAGCGTGATCCGCGGGCTGGTGAAGGCCGGCGCGATCGAGGCGGTGGAGGTGAATATCGACACCCCCTATCCCCCGCCCGAACCCGATCACGCGCCCCCTATCCTGTCCGCACGCCAGAGCGAGGTTGCGACAAAGCTGGTCGAGGCCGTGGATGCCAAGGCGTTCCACCCCTTTCTGCTCGACGGCGTGACCGGATCGGGCAAGACCGAGGTCTATTTCGAGGCGGTTGCCGAGGCGATCCGGCAAGGCCGGCAGACGCTGGTGCTGCTCCCCGAAATCGCGCTGACCGAGCCGTTCCTGAAGCGCTTTGCCGCGCGCTTCGGCCATGCCCCCGTGGCCTGGCACAGCGATCTGCGCCAGTCGCAGCGGCGCCGTGCGTGGCGCGCGATCGCCAGCGGCGAAGCGCTGGTGACGGTGGGCGCGCGTTCGGCGCTGTTCCTGCCCTATGCCGATCTCGGCCTGATCGTCGTCGACGAAGCGCATGAGACGAGTTTCAAGCAGGAAGAAGGCGTGCATTATCACGCCCGCGACGTGGCAGTAATGCGCGGGCATTTCGACCAATGCCCGGTGATCCTGGCATCGGCCACCCCCGCGATCGAAACGCGCCAGCAGGTGGAGATCGGCCGCTATACCGAGCTGAAGCTTCCGGGCCGCTTCGGCAAGGCCGAGATGCCCGATATCGCCGCGATCGACCTGATCGCCGAGCCCCCCGAACGCGGGCGCTGGCTGGCCCCCCGGCTGGTGGAGGCGATGCGCGAGACGCTGGAGCGCAGCGAACAAGCGCTGCTGTTCCTCAACCGGCGCGGCTATGCCCCGCTGACGCTGTGCCGCACCTGCGGCCACCGGTTCCAATGCCCCAATTGCACCGCGTGGATGGTCGAGCATCGGCTGGTGAAGCGGCTGGCCTGCCACCATTGCGGCCATGTGATGCAGCCGCCCGAGGAATGCCCCGAATGCCATGATGAGGACAGCCTTGTCGCGTGCGGCCCCGGGGTGGAGCGGATCGCCGATGAAGCCAAGCTGCTGTTTCCCGACGCGCGCACCGCGATCGTCACATCGGACACGCTATGGTCCCCCGCCAAGGCGGCGGAGTTTGTGGGCCGGATGGAGGCGGGCGATATCGATATCGTGATCGGCACCCAGCTGATCACCAAGGGCTATCACTTTCCCAATCTGACGCTGGTCGGCGTGGTCGACGCCGATCTGGGGCTGGAAGGCGGCGACCTGCGCGCCGCCGAGCGCAGTTTCCAGCAGATCATGCAGGTGGCGGGGCGCGCCGGGCGCGGCGAGAAGCCGGGCCATGTGCTCATCCAGACGCACAACCCCAAGGCACCGGTGATGGACGCACTGGTGAGCGGCGACGCGCAGAGCTTTTACGAGGCCGAAACCGAGGCGCGCCGCCATGCGGGCGCCCCGCCTTTTGGTCGCTATGCCGGGATCATCATCTCTTCCGAGGATCAGGGCATGGCGCTGGAAACCGCCAAGCGGATCGGGCGCAGCGCACCCAAGGTGGACGGGATGCATGTGTACGGCCCCGCCCCCGCCCCGCTCGCGATGCTGCGCGGGCGCCACCGTTTCCGCCTGCTCGTCCATGCGCGCCGCTCGCTCGACGTCCAGAATGTCATCCGCGAATGGATCGGCCCGATCGACTGGCCCAACAAGGTGCGCGTGGCGGTCGACGTCGATCCCTATAGTTTCCTGTAA